A segment of the Lolium perenne isolate Kyuss_39 chromosome 3, Kyuss_2.0, whole genome shotgun sequence genome:
AGAaagtgggatccgatggatgtttTTCATCGAGAAAAAATGGATGCGTTGGATGTGTACAATGACGAAGGCAAAAGTGCAAAGTGCAAAATGCGTTGAGTGTAACCTACCATcaccaactccaatataataaTATAGataaatagatagatagatagagatAGCTAGATACCATGGTGTGACAATCAAATAATAGGTGTGACATGAATAACATCATCTTTTATTTCACACAATATACTTGATTTGAAGTATATGATTTTTGCTCGAGCAATTTCTTCCAGTGAGCACCCCTCTACTTCCTTTCAGAGATGTAAATTCTCTCTGCCAGTTTATGGATGCATCACCATCAAAAACTGACTAAATGTTTTATGGTAGATCAAGTGTGAGTGCTTGCATAGTTTCCCCAAACTTTATCTGTGCCTGAGATGTTTGAGTAGAAAGAGAATATTTTAGCAAACATCGTGATCATATCACATTAAATTATACCCGCTTATACTACATATGGCCATCTTAATTAATAAAGGAGCCATAAACTTCGAATTTAAACATTCTCTTAGAATTTTATGGAGCTCTAGACGATAGTTATATGAGATCACATATTAGGTTTTCCACTATCGAAGCCAAAGACATGAGCCGCCAATTCAGGCaagaaaataaaatgaaaactACCACTTCACCAAAAAGTGCTTGTGCGCCACGTAGGGTGCACGACGTCCTACGATGTTAGGGCAGCCGGGCTAGACGAGGAGGAAGATGTGAACTTTGCGGTGTCAAATCTCCTATTTGATCTTGCCAGTTTTGTTGCGACTGCAATTTTCTACTCTTCTCCCGGAGCCCCATCTGATTCATGCAAACCGTAGGTCTGGAGCCATCCTGAGACGTTGGATGATGCGACCATGAGGACCCTGGCTATGTTGCGACAGATGTGGCGGTTGCCACCGGTGAATAGGAATTTAGGCTAGTTGTGACGTTGTGGGGGCTATTCCCATGCGCCGCCGCCTAGGAGGATCTCTGGAGAAGGTTGTTGTATGACGGAAGCGGGAAGCAGACGTGGCTGCCAAGAGAACGATTAAAATCGATGTAGTTTGTGGCGAGGAGGAGAGAATAGGGCTTGGCGCGATTTCCACGACCAGGCCAATCCAATCTTTTTATGCATCAACGAAGGATCCTTGCCGCGCGATCGAAGGAAACTACCGGCGTGTCTAATCAAACAGTCGCAGGATTGAAGGGAGCGGGCTCAAAACTCATGATCAACTTTAATagtaataaaataaaaaaaatcaagtGTGATTGCCTTCTAAGTTAGAACGTGATTATTTCCCCTAGATGGCTGAACGTAATTACTTGGTACAGGAGCTGATTGTTTTCTTAATTGTGGCAATTTGATTGGAAGGCAATAAATTGTGAACTTTTTTTACTGAGCAGGGATGTGGGGACGGTTTTAGATGTTTGATTGGCTTTTTTTAGATGATGAACTGCTAGGATCTTCCGAATATTTGATGTCAAAGTGACACACCATccccaactccaatataatagtaaagatcagCAATGTCCCTCCACGGATACGTAAATGGAGTCTGACGCCAACCATTTCCCAAGCAAAGCATATCACAGTTCATATACTATCAGCAATCACCGCATACATCACAGTGGCAAATTTTACAACATTATCATCATCTTCGCGCACAACTGAAATGCTCGGACTGGGGAGGGTGCTGTAGATTATTATCTCCGGCGGAGCCGCGGAGAGAGGGAAGGTGGCGCGAAGCTTCCTCCGGCAGACCGGCACCGAACCCCCTGACGTGATTCCTCCACCGCTCGCCGGCGCTTTAACCTCTTCCGCGCGGGTTTAGTTTTCTGAGCTTCGCGCGTGGGGTGGTTCAGGTTGGCATAGCGCACGAACACCCTTAATTTGTCCAGTGCATTGCGATGTTTCTGGTTGTGGGGACATCCATTGCAACAGACGGAGAACAGTTCGGTTCCAATTGGTGATGTACTCATGTCGTGTGTCGTGGAGTTGAGCTGAATATATAACGTATGTACACTTCGTGGGAAATGCCATAAGCATGTGGTGGTGTATATGCGGATAATATAGATTGCATGGGCGGCTTCCTGTCTTGGACCTGGCTTCAAATCTTGATGGTGTGAAAGCACGCACATAAACAAACGACAAGCACCAAATGTTCATGGTATTCAACAAAATGGGTCGCATTTGGCGTTTCGAAGCTTCCCCACAAAGCCTAGCTAGGGGCATAACTAATTAATGGAAGAACTAATGCCATGGATGGAAACACTGAAACACGAAATATAGAATCACTAAGTGGAATGGGGAAATCTGGAAATGGTAACTGGTAAATGTACCAGATTCGGGGAGGAATTTTGGTTAGGGGAAATCCCACTCTTTCATCAATATCCATCACTGTAAATGTTGGGCAACGAAAAAATGTACCAGATTATCTGAAGCCGGGCTGGTCGGCGGCGTACTTGTAGATTAAGTGATGCTTCGTCTTTGTATCCTTGTCATTTTTAAATGGTTGATACATGTATCAATTTTATGTGATCCATATCAATTTTATGTGATCCATGAGATGTACATAATGAATGATGAACCTACTCCGAAACATAAGGTTATGTGCATCAATTGAGGCAAAGACCAGGTATGGATAGTTACTTAGAGCAGATTACACATGTTGTCCTTGGGAGAGAAATGGATTATAGAGTACTAGTTTTACGACACTCAAACACCTAGCTAGCTTACGGCGATGCTTTCCATGTTTTGATAGTATATCCTACCGAACCAAGTATTTTCTCTACCTTTTCCTCACGTGAATATCTATGTTCGAGGTTCCTCCAAAGGCGATACATGTGGCAACAACTACGATTTTTGTTTGAAATTGGCCGGTGATCAAGGCAACTCGATCACAGGTTTTAAGCATGTATTGCGTATCGGCTCCTCTGTTTCCAGCATAATACTTTAGCTGCTGCCACTCTTCAATTCGTTGGAATGTGCAGTTTCGCCCAACTTACATGCAGCTTAATTCTTCATGGATCATTGGCTCGATCTGACCCTGCGACAGAAAGCACGAGGTGCCAGAAAAGGTCTCGTGAAATTTCCCCCGCTGCCCGCCGTAAAATACTGCACGGCCGGCCGGCCGCATTGGATTGTTCCGTCTTTCTCCCCACTATATATACGCGCCACCATGGTCACTGGTTCTCTTCCATATAGACGGCGCACGCGCACACGCACACGCACACTAACTTAGCTTTCACATAGAGAATTCCGGAAGCTTTCAGCTACGTACGTAGCTTCGCGCAAATAAAGATCAATGGCGAGCACCGAGGTCTCCAACCCGCCGTCGTCCAAGCGCCTGTCCCCGAAGGGCAGCTTCAAGCTCAGCCTGCCAGGCCTGCTTGCCTGCGGCCAGTGCAAGGCCACCACCGTGTCGCCCCCGGACTCCCCAACCGGCCCCGGCGCGAGGTCCGCGCGGTCCCTATCGTCGTCGGCGTCATCGTCCATGGGCACGTCGTCTCGCGGGCGCGAGCGCGACCGCCAGGCGGAGCTCCGGGAGATCTTCCGCCACTTCGACCGCGACATGGACGGCCTGATCTCCGGCCTGGAGCTCCGCGACTTCTTCGCGTCgatgggcgacggcggcgcggcggccgcGCTGGAGCTGGACGcggccagcggcggcggcggcgacctcaCGCTGGGGTTCGAGGAGTTCGCGCGGATCGTGGAGCGGAAgggcggggaggaggaggagcgcgaggaCCTGCGGCGCGCGTTCCAGGCCTTCGAGGCCGTCAAGGGCTCCGGCCGGATCACGCCGCGCGGCCTGCAGCGCGTGCTCAGCCAGCTCGGCGACGACCCGTCAGTCGCCGAGTGCCAGGCCATGATACGCgcctacgacgacgacggcgacggcgagctcgACTTCCACGATTTCAACCGCATGATGAGCCATGGCTAGCGACCTATATATCCGGCCATGGCGCGCGCGGCTCGATCGTTACCTCCGTATGATTTCCCTGTTGCCCGTTGTGTGCTTGTGGTGTGCTTTCCCGCGCACATTCGACGTGGGTTTCCTATGCCAGTATGTCATTGTGTGTTTATGTTTGGCGTCCGATGTTTGTGCGCTGGAGACTTTCCTAAGACAGACGATGCTGTAATCTTGCCATGCCGCCAAGGATCGCAATTTTATCTAGTACGTGATGTTAATTGGAACTCAGAGACAACATGCTTAGAGCAACTCTAGCAGGCTCGATAATCAAAACAGGAAAACACGTATGATTATTGTTCACTCAAGATTATTGGCATGGCGACGACTAAGCTTGTGCATTATTTTCTTGTAGGACGCGTCGCTTTTAGAGAACCTCTTTTGCGATTCGGATGTTGTATTTGGTGGTGGTTAGAGTGTTGTTGTTGTCAATATTTCATCACTGCGACGAGTCTTTTTTTTATATTTCTCTTTTATATTTTGCTTTTGTTGTGTGCGTCCTTGATGTCTTTCGGTATTATTCtgtacctcgtggatgatactcccacaacCATTTCAGAAGCTCTTGCACCTCTCGATGCAGATGAAGGAATGAGTTCAAAGCGAGATAGATTCCATCTCAGCCATGGTGGGGACGAGAGACTTatcctatgtttgtatgtggatgacatactaatgTTTTAGACAAGTCTCGAAGTGATTGAGCGGGTCAatgtttcgagatgaaagatcttgaAGAATCTGATGTCATCTTGAACATCAAGCTATTGAGAGATGAGAATAATTGAATTAtacttgtgcaatctcattatgttgagaacgTTCTGATCAGATTTGGCTATGCTGACCCACAACTTATGATCTTAATGTGTTGCTTCAAAAAAATGAGAAGACAGTTAGAGATCAATTGAAAACCAATGTTAGCTATCCTCATGAACTTTTACAATTAAACTgtgattgtcaaagtgaacaattctaaaaataaaataaaaagtttaaaacatgtcaAGATGAGgttgaagtctgtcagaaaatGGAAAAACTTCGGAGTGATAGCATTGAATTATGTCCAAAAAGTTAAGAATCTGGCAGATCTTTCCACAAAAAACTATCAAGAAACATGATAAACCATAAATCGAGGGAGAGGGGTATGAGATCCACGTGAGTTACCGAGGGGGTAATCCAACCTATGTGATCGAAGattccgtgaattaggacctacaAACATAAACCAGAGCAATTGTGTTGAGGGAAACTTTCAATACTTCCACTCTTttgcagatgcaattctctcatagctaTTGTAAGTTAGGTTCACTATGTTTTAATGTGTTTGTGCGACTCTTGATGAGCGAAGACCATGTTCTACAAGAAGATATTTAAAAGAACATACCTATATGAGCAACACTGTTGGTCAAAGTGCGGaagatttgggtgaatctctagcAAGCTTGCGAAGGGTCTAgaagtatgacttataagctctACCCGAGGGGAAGTCTATGGCATGCTAGTGAAAGGGCATTTTCCTCCTACGATGATTTTGTGTGTTTGATCAACATAGAGATATTTTAACTGTGTGCTTATGTATCATAGATAATATTTGTGATAAGCTTGTCATGGTAGTCGACCCCTAAAAAGTTAAACAAACAAGAGATGCATTGCAGCTTTGTGGTGAAGTGTCTTCAATGCACAAGAAATATTCAGATGTTGGCTGGAAAGAGTGGTGGATAAGACCCACAGCAAATGTATCAAGCAGAAGGTTTCAGTCCGGAGACTCCGGCCATGCACATCGGAAACTTCGGCCCCCAGGCCGGAGACTCCGGACTGACAAGATCTCGAGGGCCAGCCAGTGTGCCTCACCCACAGTATGGGGGTCAGgtgacgagggaacacctcggcaatgcctacgtattgtagacttgggtttcgggagagagcgacgatggagattccgggagcgagattaggcacacgacgtacccagcttcgggtcctctcggtggaggatccctacgtgctgctagcaatccagtatatgatcatagatgtgtttacagggtgccgccgtgggCGGAGTTGTGTTGtctatctctcctcttttctatttcgggtgccctggctagctttatatatgcaaccagcctagggttttacaagagttctagtcgactacttcttcgggttgccttgttgggccttctccatattgggccgagccgatccaggtataccaataatgggtacccgaagggtatacccatgtcagtagcccccgagtgtctagggaagtcgaagacttgtgtagagactccaagcataatcatctccaaaggcgaagaaatacaaggcgaggtacatgtcgtagatcatgtgtagcgtagatgatgttgacgattctcgaaattattttttctattgggtgcgcggcagcgctcccgatgggagtagcccccgagtctatggtcaggtgcttgcacttgggcatagactcaagttgtactactcgatgaagatattaactatatttctggagaacttgatgaaatctatgtgctcccgatgggagttggctccactcgagtcgtagaatcgagttgagtctacaaaccttgattgtcataaatgttgtcgaagttatttttctatcgggtgcgcggccagcgctcccgatgggagtagcccccgatgctacagccaagtgtttgcacttgggtgtaggctcaacttgcttttaatcgacaccacaattttttatctttcttgtatcttatcgggagggtgaataatactctcgataagagtagcccccgagcctatgggcaggtgcttgcacctgggcatagactcaagttgtacgactcgataaagaacttactATATTTCTAGGCGCAGCCCCTCGTTTTAttgactccaggccgttgctatctatgttgttcagggataatggtaaatggggctggttcatctgaaggATCAGGTAcccgttaactgctcttgtggcaatcccgcaagaacctacttcaagatcacgtccctggacatgatcttgggacctggcgtaattcgtcacgtgtcgcttaaggacttaccatgatccgaattccaataatgttatcgggtccacagcgcgtccgccgggatatttcttcacatctgttgatgtggaaaaaagtagcagagcgcagtctttggcgatgccacgccacacaggacggatcccggggtcttaccttcgcagagttttgcggcattcagagattattcgcgactttggcgctctgagaataattTTTCAAGTGCctagttcggctgatgcaatgacccattttacgggttcttctatttttctctcgggcttgatgagacagccgaatatattggttattctatattgtcgggtacatcactgatgctcttgctcggaacaatatgacgagtcaatggacccgaagatttgtccaccctctttttttttctttttcttttttttgggttcctccttgatgaaaatttcgtcgagttcctccttgaagaaaatttcttcgggtcctccttgaggacaattcttcgggtcctccctgaggacaattcttcgggtcctccttgaggataattcttcgggtcctccctgaggacaatttttcgggtcctccctgaggacaattctttaggtcctccttgaggataattcttcgggtcctccctgaggacaatttttcgggtcctccttgaagaagatttcgtcgggttctctcttgaagacaatttcgtcgggtgcgcgcccagcgctcccgatgggagtagcccccgaggctatggtcgGGTGCGCGCATCCGGACATAGGCTGAAGAACTTgtatactttgaaatttgcttcCTCTTATTGGCCACGACGGAATCGACgcgcgatgaagtcttcgagtgtagagAAGAATtcgagccgaagtagaaaccatCAAATAGCGAATATAGAAGCcaccaaattgttgatgaagaaatagctgaGCCCCCGAGCGCTGCTGGGGTGATCTCATGATTCTTGCTTAGGCGCCGTGTCGCAGTTGTGACCCGCGGCAAAGTCGTtatcgagcccccgagcgttggtTTTGCACCGCCACAAGATGATGAAGATGTGGCCATATGCCGAGTGCTCCCGATGTCGACCTCGGGACCTGATCCAATTCCACAGTCAGCTATCGATGAGTATGGCTCGGCGCGTCTGCACCTTTGCCGGTCTGGCATGCATGTATTTATTTTCTGTCCATCTCTGATTTGGCTAAAAAGTGTGTAATGCTGGCGCGGATTGCTTTTGCTAAACTTGCCCTTCTTTCCTCAAGTTCCTTGTACTAGTATTTTGCACATGGAGTGTGAAAGAACATTTTCCGCCCTTTTggattttgtgtgtttgatgtcaacactaggtatatatttatgtgtgttgatgtagacaggtacaagttttCGAGAAATATATTTGATCGGTGAAATGGTAtggctgttctgaagttctgaaGGTCTTTTTatttctggcggaagttccggccctagcaggcggaagttccgccctggtGCTTCCAGCAGAGGCCTCTCAGCGCAGCTTTATTTGCAGGTTTTATtccctgaccggaagttccggtgaacttggccggaagttccggtcagcggaacttccgcccaacttccggacaagttccggaattcccGAAATGTGGCTCAGTaatgtccagtatggttttctccaaattccggaacttggccggaacttccggtcaccggaagttccgccctagttccgcccaaACATCTTCTGAACTGGATGTCTGtcgaaggcggaagttccggccctcctggccggtacttccggtggaagccggaacttccggtcctcctggccggaacttccggtgttagtggatttcgccccaacggtcagatctgagagctccaatcatataaatagctctcttctccaaagggacaagttgctcaatcattgcaagaaaaatcggccaagcttcaccaccattagagccacctcaagaacacaagatttgcaagatctccttcctcccccaaccaaagctcttgatctttggagattcgaaggagaagacaccgatctacatcctcaccgaagcgtttttcatttccccctcatttgtttgagggatctcatgctagtgttcctatttggttccctagttgatttgtgttgatgtgttgttgttgattgttgtattgttacagatttgggagcctccaattcagttgtggatgtgtgccccaagaaccttgtaaaggcccggtttccgtctcgagaaaatcccttagtggaagtgggctaggccttcgtggcgttgctcaccagagatctgagtgaagccttcgtggctgttggtttggctttcgtagcaaccacactcctccaaacgtagacgtaccttcttgcaaaggaaggaaactacgggaatcatctccgtttcatcgcgtgctccactctcggttacctctatcctattctatctcttatattgtgtagctatatcttgcttagttgcttatcttatcatataggtaaattcacttagttgcatatctagagaatttaccttcgtgtcaagcctaaattgaaaaagaactaaaaattggttagcacctattcacccccctctaggtgcggcatacgatcctttcagagtGACATATTGAGTACAGATCACTTGACTTTTTCAGCTAGAGACTCCAATCAAGAACAAAACCTTGCTCGTGGCTTTCTCCCGTATAAAATGGCTAGAAGTTTCCAACAGAGTTCGTGAC
Coding sequences within it:
- the LOC127338587 gene encoding putative calcium-binding protein CML19 encodes the protein MASTEVSNPPSSKRLSPKGSFKLSLPGLLACGQCKATTVSPPDSPTGPGARSARSLSSSASSSMGTSSRGRERDRQAELREIFRHFDRDMDGLISGLELRDFFASMGDGGAAAALELDAASGGGGDLTLGFEEFARIVERKGGEEEEREDLRRAFQAFEAVKGSGRITPRGLQRVLSQLGDDPSVAECQAMIRAYDDDGDGELDFHDFNRMMSHG